One region of Culex pipiens pallens isolate TS chromosome 2, TS_CPP_V2, whole genome shotgun sequence genomic DNA includes:
- the LOC120416687 gene encoding kielin/chordin-like protein, whose product MRSLLLIAAVLVAGALALDEGQVCEPGSNFMVECNKCRCSSDGKLMSCTRKFCVPDSFQSDDPAPAVAQLPTIAVDDASVATKGDEEQVHTNGQVCTPNETKQEDCNRCKCAANGIGWFCTRKACPPREKRHASRQNPLQCTPGTSFKSSDGCNDCFCTETGIAACTMKFCFNDVAKVKREAPKLAKQCEPGSSFKSADGCNDCFCTETGIAACTMKFCFNNKVKREAPAGTQCVKGTSFRSSDDCNTCFCGENGVIACTRKFCVPKVKRDVQQQCVPGSTFKDAEGCNDCFCTADGRAACTEKLCLKPQKTKRDAPQPEKQCEPGTSFKSADGCNNCFCTENGIAACTQKFCFPTKTKRQVAIGQAVPKVDCKPGTSFKHSDGCNNCYCGENGIAACTQMFCFTKEKRDVDELPQSKLAPGTEGFECKPNSRFKYQCNQCRCDNTGKFAACTYKFCIEGEY is encoded by the exons ATGAGGTCATTACTACTAATTGCGGCGGTGCTCGTCGCTGGAG CGCTGGCATTGGACGAAGGCCAAGTGTGTGAACCGGGAAGCAACTTCATGGTGGAGTGCAACAAATGTCGCTGCTCGTCCGATGGCAAGCTGATGTCATGCACGAGAAAGTTCTGCGTGCCGGACTCGTTCCAGAGTGACGACCCGGCACCGGCTGTGGCTCAGTTGCCAACGATTGCTGTGGATGATGCCTCGGTGGCCACGAAGGGAGATGAGGAGCAGGTGCACACCAACGGGCAGGTTTGCACCCCCAACGAGACTAAGCAGGAG GACTGCAACCGCTGCAAGTGCGCCGCCAACGGGATCGGCTGGTTCTGCACCCGGAAGGCTTGCCCACCGAGGGAAAAACGACACGCTTCCCGACAAAACCCGCTGCAGTGCACGCCGGGAACGTCGTTCAAGAGCTCGGATGGATGTAACGATTGCTTCTGCACCGAAACCGGAATCGCTGCCTGCACGATGAAGTTCTGCTTCAACGATGTTGCCAAGGTCAAGCGGGAAGCTCCCAAGCTGGCCAAGCAGTGTGAACCGGGAAGTTCGTTCAAGAGTGCCGACGGATGTAACGATTGTTTCTGTACGGAAACCGGAATCGCAGCTTGTACCATGAagttctgtttcaataacaagGTAAAGCGAGAGGCTCCAGCCGGTACCCAGTGCGTGAAGGGAACGTCATTCAGGAGCTCGGATGATTGCAACACTTGCTTCTGTGGTGAAAATGGTGTCATCGCTTGTACCAGGAAGTTCTGCGTGCCCAAGGTTAAACGGGATGTCCAGCAGCAGTGCGTTCCGGGAAGCACATTCAAGGATGCCGAAGGATGCAATGATTGCTTCTGTACCGCTGACGGACGTGCAGCTTGTACGGAAAAGCTTTGCCTGAAGCCACAGAAGACGAAACGGGATGCTCCTCAGCCGGAAAAGCAGTGCGAACCTGGAACTTCATTCAAGAGTGCTGACGGTTGTAACAATTGCTTCTGCACGGAAAACGGAATCGCCGCGTGTACGCAGAAATTCTGCTTCCCGACGAAGACGAAGCGACAGGTGGCCATCGGACAGGCGGTTCCCAAGGTGGACTGCAAGCCGGGAACGTCGTTCAAGCACTCGGACGGATGCAACAACTGCTACTGCGGAGAGAACGGAATCGCGGCCTGTACGCAGATGTTCTGCTTCACGAAGGAGAAACGAGATGTTGACGAGCTGCCCCAGTCGAAGCTTGCTCCAGGAACGGAGGGATTCGAGTGCAAGCCAAACTCCCGCTTCAAGTACCAGTGCAACCAGTGTCGGTGTGACAATACCGGAAAGTTTGCAGCGTGCACGTACAAATTCTGCATCGAGGGTGAATACTGA